The Medicago truncatula cultivar Jemalong A17 chromosome 4, MtrunA17r5.0-ANR, whole genome shotgun sequence genome includes a region encoding these proteins:
- the LOC25493890 gene encoding replication protein A 70 kDa DNA-binding subunit B gives MAKSVSPNAISTLLSNPSPDSSSDLPDIVVQVLDLKSSGNRYSFSASDGKKKLKGIIPSNQYSEVLSGKIQNLGLIRILDYTLNVIPNKSEKYLMLIKCEPVSPALETEIKSEQSGITLKPKEDDVVKREGSTAGIVLKPKLDMVSKSAAQILHEQHANSAPARLAMTRRVRPLVSLNPYMGGWTIKVSVTSKGTMRTYKNARGEGCVFNVELTDEDGTQIQATMFNDAARKFYDKFAMGKVYYISKGSLKVANKNFKTVVNDYEMTLNENSEVEEVANEAAFVPETKFNFVPIDQLGPYVNKSELVDLVGVVKNVSSTMSIRRKSNNETVPKRDITIADETKKTVVVSLWGDLATNIGQELLDMADKSPVVAIKSLKVGDFQGISLSAISRSLVLVNPEVPEAQKLRCWYDSEGKDAAMAAISSGSISSSNSGSRSVYSDRVPLSYITSNLSLGAEKPAFFSIRGNISFIKADQAMWYRACKTCNKKVTEDMDAGYWCESCQKNDAECNFRYIMVAKVSDASGEAFVSTFNEEAEKIIGCPAEELDNLKSQDGEENPYDMKLKKATWIPHLLRVSVSQNEYNGEKRQRITARAVVPIDFAAESKFLLEDISKMVASH, from the exons ATGGCGAAATCCGTTTCCCCAAACGCCATCTCCACCCTGCTCTCAAATCCATCTCCTGATTCTTCATCAGATCTCCCTGACATCGTTGTTCAAGTTCTTGATCTCAAAAGTTCCGGCAACAGATACTC GTTTTCTGCCAGTGATggaaaaaagaaactaaaaggGATTATTCCTTCAAATCAGTACTCAGAAGTTCTATCTGGGAAGATTCAGAACCTTGGTTTAATTCGAATCCTTGATTACACTCTCAACGTTATTCCCAACAAATCCGagaa GTATCTTATGTTGATCAAGTGTGAACCAGTTTCTCCTGCTCTTGAAACGGAGATCAAGAGTGAACAATCTGGCATCACCTTGAAGCCGAAGGAAGATGATGTAGTCAAGCGTGAAGGTTCTACTGCTGGGATTGTTTTGAAGCCGAAGCTGGACATGGTTTCAAAATCTGCTGCTCAGATCTTGCACGAGCAACATGCAAA TTCTGCTCCTGCGAGATTGGCCATGACCCGTAGAGTGCGTCCTCTTGTTTCACTGAATCCTTATATGGGTGGTTGGACAATTAAGGTCAGTGTCACAAGCAAAGGAACTATGCGTACCTATAAGAATGCTAGAGGAGAAGGTTGTGTATTCAATGTTGAACTGACTGATGAAGAT GGTACTCAGATTCAAGCAACTATGTTTAATGATGCTGCAAGGAAGTTTTATGACAAATTTGCTATGGGAAAGGTGTATTACATTTCAAAGGGATCTTTGAAAGTTGctaacaaaaatttcaaaactgtGGTAAACGATTATGAAATGACATTGAATGAGAATTCTGAGGTGGAAGAGGTTGCCAATGAAGCTGCTTTTGTTCCAGAGACTAAATTCAATTTTGTCCCAATTGATCAGTTGGGTCCTTATGTGAATAAGTCTGAGCTTGTTG ATTTAGTTGGAGTTGTTAAGAATGTGTCTTCAACCATGAGCATCCGTAGAAAGAGCAACAATGAGACTGTTCCAAAGCGTGACATTACTATTGCCGATGAAAC CAAGAAGACAGTTGTTGTGTCTTTGTGGGGTGATCTTGCAACTAACATAGGACAAGAGTTACTTGACATGGCTGATAAATCTCCAGTAGTTGCAATCAAATCCCTCAAGGTTGGGGATTTTCAAG GTATTTCTTTGTCAGCTATAAGCAGAAGTTTAGTTCTGGTCAATCCAGAAGTACCTGAAGCTCAGAAGCTCAGATGCTG GTATGATTCTGAAGGTAAGGATGCTGCAATGGCTGCTATAAGCTCTGGttcaatttcatcatctaaCAGTGGAAGTAGATCAGTTTACTCTGACCGTGTTCCACTCTCTTACATAACCTCTAACCTCTCCTTGGGGGCTGAGAAG CCTGCATTCTTTAGCATCAGAGGGAATATCAGTTTCATAAAGGCAGACCAGGCAATGTGGTATCGTGCCTGTAAGACTTGTAACAAGAAAGTTACTGAAGACATGGATGCTGGGTACTGGTGTGAAAGTTGCCAGAAAAATGATGCAGAGTGCAACTTCAG ATATATTATGGTTGCAAAAGTTTCTGATGCAAGTGGTGAGGCTTTCGTTTCTACCTTCAATGAGGAAGCTGAGAAGATCATTGGGTGCCCTGCTGAGGAGCTAGACAACCTTAAATCACAG gatGGAGAAGAGAATCCTTATGACATGAAATTGAAGAAAGCTACATGGATTCCACACCTCTTGCGGGTCAGTGTTTCTCAGAATGAGTATAATGGTGAGAAGAGGCAAAGGATAACAGCACGGGCCGTTGTTCCTATTGACTTTGCTGCTGAGTCTAAATTCCTCCTTGAAGACATATCAAAGATGGTAGCCTCTCATTAA
- the LOC25493887 gene encoding presenilin-like protein At2g29900: MAETRRTSSSSTTVLDSLGEEIVRIITPVSICMFLVVILVSILNTNDSPTISTIANIAYDETTSDSSWDKFLGALLNSLSFVVVVTFATFFLVLLFYFRCITFLKLYMAFSSFVVLGFLGGEISIFLIQHFSVPVDCITFLVVLCNFAVVGVCAVFMSKMAIFVTQGYLVVIGILVAYWFTMLPEWTTWAMLVAMALYDLAAVLLPVGPLRLLVELAMSRDEEIPALVYEARPVSNDCMDPRIIEARRRLWRERRIESAILITESGNSVLGSGGLNVEQSSHSNSDANTVLSTNLNENLTPENGSNLNSSSTYGTRNLVRAEEGRARVQEIDSDLATPLIDHGVNVRVPRGEDATSNENLMLEGIGLASSGAIKLGLGDFIFYSVLVGRAAMYDFMTVYACYLAIIAGLGVTLMLLALYQKALPALPVSVALGVLFYFLTRLLLEVFVVQCSLNLLMF; the protein is encoded by the coding sequence ATGGCAGAAACCCGAagaacttcatcatcttcaacaaccgTTCTCGATAGTTTAGGCGAAGAAATCGTTAGAATTATCACTCCTGTTTCAATCTGCATGTTCCTCGTTGTAATCCTAGTCTCAATTCTCAACACAAACGATTCTCCAACAATCTCCACCATAGCCAACATAGCATACGACGAAACAACATCAGATTCTTCCTGGGACAAATTCCTCGGCGCACTTTTAAACTCTCTCTCCTTCGTTGTTGTCGTAACTTTCGCCACTTTCTTCTTAGTCCTTCTTTTCTATTTCCGATGTATCACGTTCTTAAAACTCTACAtggctttttcttcctttgttgTATTAGGTTTTCTTGGAGGTGAAATTTCGATTTTTTTGATTCAACATTTTAGTGTTCCGGTTGATTGTATAACgtttttggttgttttgtgtaattttgctGTTGTTGGTGTTTGTGCTGTTTTTATGTCTAAAATGGCTATTTTTGTTACACAAGGGTATTTGGTGGTTATTGGAATATTGGTTGCGTATTGGTTTACTATGTTGCCTGAATGGACAACATGGGCTATGCTTGTTGCTATGGCTTTGTATGATCTTGCTGCGGTTTTGTTGCCTGTTGGTCCTTTGAGGCTTTTAGTTGAACTTGCTATGTCGAGGGATGAAGAAATTCCGGCTTTGGTTTATGAGGCTAGGCCGGTGAGTAATGATTGTATGGATCCTAGGATTATCGAGGCTCGGAGGAGGTTATGGAGAGAGAGAAGGATTGAGAGTGCAATTCTGATAACTGAGAGTGGAAATTCAGTGTTGGGTAGTGGTGGACTTAATGTTGAACAATCATCACATTCCAATTCAGACGCGAATACTGTTCTAAGTACAAATTTAAATGAGAATTTGACTCCTGAAAATGGTTCAAATTTGAATTCTAGTAGCACTTATGGCACACGTAATTTGGTTAGAGCCGAAGAGGGGCGAGCGAGGGTTCAAGAAATTGATTCAGATCTTGCCACACCCTTGATTGATCATGGTGTGAACGTACGGGTTCCTAGAGGAGAAGATGCCACGTCAAATGAGAATTTGATGTTGGAAGGAATTGGGCTGGCTTCGTCCGGTGCAATCAAGTTGGGGCTGGGCGATTTTATCTTCTATAGTGTTTTGGTTGGCAGAGCTGCAATGTATGATTTTATGACAGTGTATGCATGTTATCTTGCAATTATTGCTGGTCTTGGCGTAACTTTGATGCTTTTGGCTTTATATCAGAAAGCGTTGCCTGCTCTACCTGTGTCAGTAGCACTcggtgtgttattttatttcttgaCCAGATTGTTACTTGAAGTATTTGTGGTACAATGTTCCTTGAATCTCTTGATGTTCTAA